ATGCTAGATTCGGAAATCTTGCGAAAATGAAGCAGGACTATGTTGAAAAAATGGCTGGGCATCCTGTTCTCGGGGGACATCAAAGTAGGAAGAAAGACAAGTAAATGGGCATCATCCTTAAATCTAAAGATAATCTCAACGATAAAACTACTGTAGAGCGATAACGCAACCATACGATCTGACAACGTTGATAAAGAAGGAGAATGAAATGAATGTCATGAGAAGAAATTCATTAAGAGTACTCTTCACGTTCGTGCTGATTTTTTCGGCTCAGGGATGGGCCATCGCCGGTGAGGCGGGACATAAGCATTCAGAGGGCCCTGAAAATCAGATGATGGCTTCCGCCGACGCGCAAGACTGGAAGGCGAAGCTGAAAGCACAGATTATGAGGGAAGACAAGGCAGAGGGCCGTGAGGGTCAGGAGGGCCGGGTCAAAGCGGCCATGCAGACCCTCATGGACGATATTATGCAGGGGACCAAGAAGCTCTCAGAGCGCGGTGGAGATTCGGGGGGATTTAATAACCTCGGCGCCATGCAGCAGATGGACCGGAGCTTCTTCCTCGGCCCGAGCGGTGCATCAGAGACGGTTGGAGGGGGAGGGCATTGCCCCAAGACCGCACCGATAAAGAAGTTTGACATCTCCGCCATCAATATCGAGGTGACACTCAACCAGTGGCAGGATTTTTATCCCGGCTACATGTATATTTTGACAGAGAGTATCGAGGCGGCTCGCAAAGAAGAAGCGATGAATACTGCCGCCCGTGAGAAAGAAGGTTTTGATCCGGGTTCCATCTCTAATGGCCTCCAGGGTGACGTTATCCAGCCGATTGTGATTCGTGCGAACCAGGGAGATTGCGTCCTGATTAAAATCACGAATAAGCTGGAAGAAGAAGAGGTGAGTCTTCATATCCACGGATCAAGTACAATCATCAGCTCGACCGGTAAGGCAGCAACCATCTCAAACCCCGATGCGACGATTACCGAAGAAGGTGGGAGCCAGGTATTTGAATGGTATATTCTGCCGGATGAGCAGGAAGGGGCACATGCCTTTCATAGCCATGTCGGGCGTGAGCAGGCCAGTCTGGGCATGATTGGTACATTCATCGTGGAGCCCATGGGCTCTACCTACATTGATCCGCTTACAGGAAAAGACGGGAAGAGCGGCTGGCAGATGATGATTGTAAGCGACAAGACATTGCATCCCACTTCACGGGATTTCAGGGAGTTTGTCCTGGTTTATCACGAGATCGGAGATGAGTCCTTCCGTCCCTTGAACCGTTTTGGCGAGATGATCCCCCAGCGTGATCCGAATACGGATGCCTATCGTCCTTCGGCGCGAGCCTTGAATTTCCGAAGCGAGCCATTTGGGGTGAACAACCTTGCTGTGCAGGAGAAGTATTTCCACTTTGAAGATGAGTCTCAGGGTTACAGTGCCTATACCTTCGGCGACCCTCCTACGACGATCCCAAGATCCTACATGGGAGATCCGGCAAAATATCGCTTGGTCCACGGGGGCGGCGAGGTCTTTCATTCCCATCATCCACATGGTGGAACGATCCGTTGGCTGCGTCAGCCGAAGGCCGATGGAAAGGGCGAAATGCTCTTGACTGCGGCGGAGAACGGCCCGGTGAAGTTTCCAGTCATTCGGACAACATCGGATCGGGTTGATGTGCAGGTGATTGGCCCGTCGGAGGTTCTTGACCTTCAGACAGAGTGTGGGTCAGGTCTTTGCCAGCAGTTGGCCGGGGATTTCCTCTTCCATTGTCATGTGGCCCATCACTATGTTGCAGGAATGTGGGGCTACTGGAGAGTTTACAATACCCTCCAGGGTGGAGATTATCCCTTCATGAGTACGGATGTGATGCCGCCTCTGGCGGAACTTCCGGACAGAAAAGGACGCATCAAGCCGGGTGTGACTTCCGACAAGCTGGTCGGAAACACCATGGATTGGTTTGACAAGAAATGGAATATTACGAAGAAGACCAGCGACTGGTCGAAGCCGATTCCGGATGTCTCCATCAAGGACTGGGTCAAGATGATGTTGCCGCCTGCGGGCGAGCCGGGACATACCTCGGATGAGAAGGGTCAGATTATGGCGTATGACGCGACGGTATGGGACTGGATCTGGAAGGGGAGCAGGGCTTTTGGCGAAAAAGAGGCGACCAGTAAGTTTGACTCGCCGAAGTATAGATCTCCGATGCCGGGTAAGCGTCCGCCAATTCTTTTTGATGCAAAGACCGGAAAGCTGTCCTGGCCGCACTTTAAACCGCACTTTGGGAAGAGGCCGCCGTTTGCGCGCCATCATGGTGGGGCGCCGTGGCTTGAGCCCATCCACATGGATAAAAATCATGGATCACTCTCCACCGACCCGGGCAGCATTGGTGCGCCAGGTGAGGAAACAACCTCTCCGGCGGCTCCGGGAGAGCAGGGTCGATGGAGTCTCTGTCCGGAAAATGCGGGGCGAAAACAGTATACCATTCACTTTATCGAGACGCCGATTCAGCTCACAAAGAAGCTGGGCGATATCAAACCGGTCATCGATAAGGAAGGGTTGATCTACGTCCTCCATGAAGAAGAGGCTGAGATTCGGGCCGATGCGGGGAGTGATAAGACGATCCCCCTGGTTTACCGTTCCAGTGTCTATGATTGCGTCGATGTCATTTTAAAGAGTGAGTGGCTGGACAACGACGTCACGAACTTCCAGATGTCGAAAATCAATATCCATATTCACTTTATCCAATTCGATAATCAGGCCTCGGATGGGGTCATTAGCGGTTTTTCGTATGACCAGTCCGTTCGGCCGTTCACGCAATTTACAAAAGAAAAACCGAAGGGTCTTCCGGTGCCGATGAATTCCCATTTAATGGCGGACGTCAAGGCAGGTGCGGATCGCATTAAATTTAAGATGCCGAAAGAGGCAAGCCGATTTCACGTCGGAACCGACATTATGATCGGAATGGACCAGGTCGAGACCGGAGAGATCCGATGGATCAAGGACATCCAGGGAGATACCATGATCTTCTCGGAACCCTTGAAACATGACCATACCAAAGGCGAGATTGCCTCGGTAGAATGGGTCCGCTATCGTTATTGGGTGGATGCGGACACCGGTGCTGTTTTCTGGCATGATCATGCCTTTGGCGCGACCACCTGGGCGCACGGCGGTGTCGGTGCAATGATTGTTGAGCCGGCCGGTTCAACCTATCATGATCCCATGACTGGAAAAGAGATCCGAAGCGGTACGGTGGCCGATATTCGTTCAACTGAGCCGATCGGCTATGGCATCAACGGAAGCTTCCGGGAGTTGGTGGTCATGCCACATGATACTGTGCCGACGAACGCACAGGTCGTGACGGAAGGAAACCCGCCCGGTCAGTCCGTACAGGTCGCAATTGATGCGGGTCAGACCCTATCTTTCCAGATGCCTTATGATCTGGATCATGTGGCCGTGAAGATGTTGAACGGCGGAACCCATACTACGGGAGGCGGATTTAACTTCCGCTCGGAATCCGTGGCCCGTCGCTTAAGAGCCAACCCGGACCCGACACTCGTCTTTTCGTCGAAGGCGCATCAAGATCCGAGTACGATCTTGGTCCAGGCTTACCTGGGTGATACCATTACGGTTCGTCTTCTGCACAGCCTGATGAATGAAAGCCATGTCTGGAGCGTTTCCGGGCATGCCTTCCGGACAGAACGTTATGCGGAGCATTCTGATTTCAGAAATGCCCATCATGTCGGTATCGCGGAACGTTATGACCTGGTCTTTAAGGCAGGCGGTCCGCAGATGATGGCAGGAGATTACCTCCATTACAATGCACGCGCCTCCCATTTCTCAGAAGGATCTTGGGGAATCGTTCGTGTGCTTGATAAAGAAATCAGGGGTCTCCAGAAGCTTCCAGGAACAGGAAATGGTACAGGGATTATTCCCAGATCGGCAAAGTCACTCTGTCCTTCGGACGCGCCGATGAAGAAATTCACCGTCATCGCGGCGGATCATGCCTTGAAGTTTAACTCCAAGGCGCCGGATGTGATTGAAGTTGATTTCGACCGTAAGCTCATCGTCTCGAACCCGAAAGGCAAGATCTTCATGCTTGAGGGGGAAATGGCGAGGGCTGCCACGGGAAATCATCCGCATCCGCTGACGCTTCATGTCAACTCTGGCGACTGTGTCAAGGTGACGCTGAAGAACAAAATGAAATCAGGACACGCTTCGTTCAGTGCGGCGATGATGTCTTTTGATCCGAAGGATTCTCACGGTGTGAATGTGGGGAACAATCCAACCAATCAGACTGTTGCTCCGGGTAAGAAGAGAACCTATACCTTCTATGCCCATCCGCATCATGGTGAGTTCGCGGCCCTGGTTTGGGATTTTGGGGACTTCCTGAACAATGTTCGTGACGGGCTCTTTGGTGCCATCATTGTCGGTCCAAAGGGATCGAAGTACCGTGATCCGGTGACCGGTGAAGATGTCTCCTTGAAGAATGCCTGGGCGGTTGATGTCATTCTTGATCGGAGCCTTCCGGAAAATGCAGAACGATCCGATTTCCGTGATGTGTCTCTCTTCTTCCAGGATGAGGACAATATCATCGGGACATCGTTCATGCCCTACATCCAGCAAATTGCAGGTTTGACCGGCGTGAATTACCGGAGTGAGCCATGGATGTACCGTGAGGAGAACGGCTGTGAGCTGGCAACCATGTACACCGCCTGTGTTGCCGGTGAGAAGGATCTGGCAACCCCGACCATTCTTGCCCATCAGGGTGATCCGGTTCGGATTCATGTCTTCGGAGCATTCAATGAGCAGAATCAGGTGTTCAGCATCGAAGGTCATGAGTGGCCCTTCAAGCCGAATATGGTTGGCGCGGATATGTTGAGCAGCCTCCAGTTCGGTGCCGGTGAAACACTGGATGTTTACATCAAGCAGGGAGCGGGAGGTCCTTTCGGTCTGGTCGGAAACTATGTCTGGCAGAATCATCGTCTGCCCTACACCGCGGCCGGACAGTGGGGCTATCTCCGGGTTCTCCCTTCAGGGAATCGGGCGATCCTTCCGCTGAATCGATCGGGTGGTGGTGTCGGAGGCCGTACGGCTGAGGCTCCGATCGAAGCGGCACCAGAAGTGATCTCCGGTCGTGATTCGGATGCACCGGGACCGCTCTCCATGCTGGAGAAGTAATATTATTCTGATATTGTAGCTGTACTACTGAAAACGGGGCAAGAGTAGGTGTATACTTGCTCATGTCCCGTTTTTTTATTTTCACGTTTCTCTTAAGGAGAATAAATATGAAAAAGCTTAGGTTGTTAGGCTTACTACTAGTTTTTATGGGACTCGTGGGTTTGATCTCGAGTCCTTTGTCTTTTGCTTATGAGACCGTAGATGTGAGCAATGGAGGTTCTTTTTCGGGCCGCATTACCTTGGAGGGGAGAAAGCCCTCGGTCCGTATCTTTTCCCTTGTCCTGTATCCCTTTGGTCCTTTTTGTAAAAAGATCTCGGATGGGAAAGGGAATGTTAAGCTGAAGGAATTCATCGTCGATAAAAATAAGGGGCTATGGGAAGCCGTGGTCTCCATAAAGAAGGTCACAAAGGGGAAGGCCTATCGGCCGACGCAAGCTGAATTTGTCGCGGTGGATTGCATGTTTCACCCTGCCGATGTTGCCAACAATGAGATGTTTGTCTTTGATGAAGAGGCCGGGTTCATGCGGCATGAGCATCCGAACGTGGCCATCATCCACAACCACGAAAGAATGAATATGATCAACCTGGACCCGGTTATCCATAATATTCAGGTTTTTCAGAATGAAAAAGGAAATATTATCCTGAACACGCCGCTGCCGCCCGCGAAGATAGCAAAGCCGGGCGAGCCGGTGATACCTTACAAGGTGCGCGGGGGCGTTCTTCATTACAAAAAGGGAAAGCATATCTCACAGATGATTTGCGGCATGCATGAGTTTATGCAGAGTTGGGGCTATGTGGTGGACAATCCTTATTACGCGAAAACAGCCAAAGATGGAACTTACAAAATCGATGGTCTTTTGCCAGGAACCTACACGGTGAATATCTGGCATCCGCAATTCAAGGTTTATCATCGGGAGATCACCATCGAAGCGAATAAGACCAGCACCTTTGATTTCGCCTTCAATGGCAATCTGATCAGAAGGCCGGAATACGAAAAACAGAAGCAATTTCGGATCAGTGTCGCAACACCTGAAGATCATCGTTTGCATGAGGGTGAGGAGCGTATTATCATAGACTAGATTGACGTTTAAGTGGGTGGATGGGTTTCTATTAATGTTTTATAAAAAGGGAGGCGAGAGGGGACTTGACTCTTCTCCCTTTTTGCTTATATCCTTAAGTCATCTGTAGTTATTGACGTAAAGTCAGTGGGTGGCGACCAGTGAAGAAGTCTTCTTTGTACAGCGTGTTCATCATCCTCAGTCTTTCCCTTGCTGTTGCTGAGCCTTCATATGCTTATGAAGAGGTGGATGTCCGTGACGCGGGATCGATTATCGGCCGGATTACTTTAAAAGGGGCGATCCCTGAACCGCGCATCTTTTCTCTCGTTCTTTATCCTTTTGGTTCCTTTTGTAAGAAGATCTCTGATGGTCGTGGCAATATCGTCCTTCAGGAGTTCATTGTTGGTGAAAGAGGAGGGCTGTGGGAGGCCGTGATCGCCGTTCAGAAGGTTGATAAGGGCAAGCCCTTTCCGGCGATTCAAAGTGAATTTGTTGCAGTAGACTGTATGTTCCATCCCGTTGATGTTGCGGCAAGTGAACAGTTTTTCATGGATGAACATGGGCAGATGCACCATGACCACCCCAATGTTGCCATCCTGGAAAACCATCAGCCGATATCGATGGTCAACAAAGATCCCATTATCCATAATATCCAGGTCTATCAGAATGAGAGAGGGAACGTTATTCTGAATCGCCCGCTCCCGGTCTCAAACGAACCCAGAGGTGGGGGACTTCATTTTTTAAAAGGGATGCGCATCTCGCAGATGATTTGCGGCATGCATGAGTTTATGCAGAGTTGGGGTTTTATTGTCGACAATCCCTATTATGCTAAAAGTGCAAAAGACGGCAGATATATAATAGACGGATTGCTCCCGGGAACCTACACCGTCAGCATTTGGCATCCGCATTATAAGGTTGTTGACCAGGTGATCAGCGTCCGGCCCCGCCAGCAAACGACGCTTAATTTTGAATTTGATGCGGCAAAGGTAAGGCGGCCGCTTTATGAGACCCAGAAACATTTTCGGATGGAGACGGCGACACCGGAAGATCATCGATTACACGAGGGAGATGAGCGCTTTATTATAGACTGATGCAAGCCATGACTTATGCGCCGCTCGCTTGATCACGGGACGATTGTTATTTTTATCATACGGATGCAGGGAGGTTTTTCTTGGCAAGAAGGGTTCTATTTGTTGTTTTAATTGCATTATCAGTTTTCGCGGGACAATCAATGGGTGAGGCCTATGAGGTGGCTGATGTCACACTAGGCGGAACCTTGAGGGGACGTGTTTTTTTGAAGGGGACGCCGCCTCCGGCAAAGATCTACCACCTGATTTTCTCTCCGAATATTGAATTTTGCAGTAGCATCTCTGACGGGAAGGGGAATCGTCTTTTGAGAGAGTTTCGTGCCTCCGCGGACGGCGGGTTTCAGGATGTTGTTGTGGCCGTGGTCGGGGTCCAGGCGGGAAAACCCTTTGGCTTCACACCGAAAATTGAGATAGAGAATTGCCGGATTTCTCCCTTTGTGACCCCGGTACGGAATCATCACCCGATATCCATCACGAGCAATGACCCGGTGACACATGACATTCAGGCTTATACCATGCGGGGAGAATATACCTATGCGATGTTCAACAAACCTGCACCTGAAGGAACAGATGTGCTAAAGGAGGTGCGTCTTCGAAAGGGACATTATATTTTCAGGACGCAGTGCGGCGTCCACGATTACATGCAGTCCTGGGGCATTGCTGTCGGAAATCCATACTTTTCCAAGACGGACAATGAGGGATATTTTGAAATAACAGACATCCCGCCAGGGACCTATTTTGTCATCGCATGGCATCCTCGAATGGATATTGAGGCACGTAGAATTACCATTCGTCCCGGCGGACAAGTTGTAACCACCTTTGAATTTGACGCCAAAGAAGTGAAGATCCCGATCCATGATCTTCAAACCACTTACAGGTTAGATACGGCCCTTCAGCCCCATCACCTTGTTCCGCCTTCCGTAGAACTTCAAATCCACTAATCAACGTAACCGATATCTCCGTCGGCTTCCCCGGTTAAAGTACGAAAGAGTTCATGAAATTGCTCTGTGGAGAGAGACTCATCTCTCAGGCGATTCAGATCTTCGGCTGTAATCGGTATCTGTGCATCAATGGCGAAAGCAGAGTTTCCGAATGCCACATAGTGGGGGAAAAATCGGAATTCCGGCAGGAGGTGGGTGATGCCGTTGTTGTAATGAATTGCCAACTCAATCATCATCCGTGCAACATCTGCAGAGACGCCACTTCCGATCACGATGTTCTTTGGCGGGTTACCGGCACGAAAGAATTGAATCATAACGCGTTTAATGGATTGATCTGCCAGAAGTTCCTTAATAAACTTGGCATCTTTCTTTCGTTCTTTTTTCAGAAACAATTCGACCTTGATCTTCGCATTGGGGATGGGAGCTGGAGGCACTTTAGATTCTTTAAAGTGCCGTTCCCCCTTTTCCTGGGGTGTTTCCGGCAGGACCGCGCATGCGGGAAGTACAAGGAAAGAGATCAAGGAAAATACAGTAACAATTTTCTTCAGGATTATTCTTTTGTCCACAAAGTACTCCTTACTTTAGGAATAGAAATCGTTTCAATAAAATAGTCGTGTATCAGAGGCTCACGCGAGCCAATCCGGTATGGGCAAGCCTTGTTCCCGCAGGAAGACCGGATTGTAGAGCTTGCTCTGGTAGCGGGTTCCGTAATCGGCCAGAATGGTCACAATCGTATGGCCGGGACCCATCTGCCGGGCCAGGCGCACCGCGCCGGCGATATTAATCGCCGAAGAGCTGCCGCAACACATGCCTTCATCCCTTAGCAAGTCGAAGATGTAGGGGAGCGCCTCCGCATCTGGTATTTGAAAGGCGTCGTCAATCTTTGCATCCACCAGGTTGGCCGTCACCCGTCCCTGGCCGATTCCCTCGGCAATGGAATCCCCCTCAGCCTTTAACTCGCCAAATTTGTAGTAGTGATAAAGCGCGGCCCCACAGGGGTCCGCAAGCGCGATAATGACCTCCGGTTTTCGATCTTTCAGCGCCTTTCCAACACCGGCGAGTGTTCCTCCGGTGCCGACCGCGCAGATAAAGGCATCCACCTTTCCTTCTGTTTGTTCCCAGATTTCGACTCCCGTGGTCAGGGCGTGGAAATCCCGATTGGCTATATTGTCAAACTGTTTTGCCCAGATGGCCGATCCGGAGTTTTCCTGATTCAGTTTCTCTGCAATGCGCTCCGCGATATGGATGTAGTTCTGAGGGTCCGTATAAGGGGCCTCGGGGACAAGCTTCAATTCTGCCCCGCAGAGCCGTAACATGTCTATTTTTTCCGGGCTTTGTGTTTCCGGGATGACAATCAATGTTCGATATCCCAGGATTTTAGCAATCAAGGACAAGCCGATGCCGGTATTGCCGGCGGTTCCCTCGACGATGGTGCCCCCTTTCTTTAAAGCGCCCCGTTTTTCAGCATCGCGAATAATGCCCAATGCCGTGCGGTCTTTGATCGACCCCCCCGGATTCAGAAATTCGGCCTTTCCAAGAATTTCACATCCTGTTTTTTCAGAGGGGCCTTTTAAGCGGACCAGGGGGGTGTTTCCGATCAGATCGAGCATGCTTCCTGATATTTTCATGTTTTTACCAACTTCCTTAACTCATCATGCGAATATATTTTCCATCTTCGAACCGGGTAAAGAAGCGATTAATCATTGGGTGGATGATTAGGTCGTTTGACGGGTCCGGTTCTAAATTACGTTCTGAGACATAGGTCATATGCTCGCCGCCATGAACCAGGACATGATACCAAGGCATATTTTTTGGAGGACGGGAGCGTGCAACATGATCATACCACTCTTCCGTCCCCTGAAACTCCGGGTCAACATCGACCACCACCCCGCGATAACCAAACAAGCGATGATGTATGAGCTGGCCGACATAAAACTGACATTGTACCTGATTCATCTCATTTTCCACTGTGTTCCTTTAAAAAGGAAAGGTTGATCTCCTTGATCTCTCCCATCCAGAGGGCATGTTCCGAATGGTCTTTCACGTCGTTTCCGGTATCCGGGTGGATAAAGACGACCAGGCCGTTTCGGTTGAGTGCAAGCCAGAGGATCACTTCTCCGAAGTCTTCGCGACTGAGCGTCAGTTGACAACTCCAGCAGGGATGCGGGCCCACCGGTTTCCGGTGCATATGGCCGACTGAGACTCCAAATTTCTCATGGGTGGCCTCGCAGAGCAGACGGGCCTGCTCAAAGGTTTTCTCATCGTAGTAGATAGGGGCATGAAACTCCCGAATCTGATTCATCCATCTGCCCACTAAAAAAGGTGATTTTATCGTAATCGGCGGGTCCGACGCAAGAAAAACTACACGACCCAAGATCCGGGATTGGATCCTGGGTTAAACGACATCCCGGCCCATCACCGTTTTGCGCTCAGAGACCCTGGCATGCTCAATCGCCTTGAGACATTCATCAATGACTTTCTTTGTGAGGGCATCAATGGCGCATTGGCTGGTTTTGAAGTCCGACTGCTCCCGGATGAGGTTTTTAATCTTGGAGACAACGACCAGGGTATCGGTTTCAATGTCGGACGCATGGCGGGGCACCGTACGGGTGTTAGGAATGGGACACAGTATTCTTCTGGAGGTTTTCTCCAAAGCAGGTGTATCTTTCTCCTGCCCTTCACGCTTATTTCGGTCTTCCTGGTCTTTTACGTAGGATTGATACGAAGGGGCCGTGGCTTCTTCGGCGTAGGAGCTTCGGTGGTTGGCAAATCCAAGATGGGCATCCCAGCAGGAGATGCGACAGAAGATCAGCCCCGTCGTCTTCCTGCGGCAGGTACTGACCGAGCACAGGTGGTAAACGCTCCCGAAGGGAATCTCCTTTTTACATGTGCTGCAACACTTCCAGCAGGATTTTTTTGGGAGCGTGTTTTGTGGATAATTCACATGGGGTTTCCTTCTAAGAAAGTCAAAAACATGAGGCCATCGGTCGACTAGCGCGGACGATTCATCATAACATGATTAACGCGTTGGGATGAAAAATTGTGTGGGGGGAGGGAGTCGCTGAGGTATGAGCAGACCGGTGTGTCTGCTCTGGTTATAGGGGAGATTCTTGA
The nucleotide sequence above comes from Candidatus Manganitrophaceae bacterium. Encoded proteins:
- a CDS encoding carboxypeptidase regulatory-like domain-containing protein — its product is MSRFFIFTFLLRRINMKKLRLLGLLLVFMGLVGLISSPLSFAYETVDVSNGGSFSGRITLEGRKPSVRIFSLVLYPFGPFCKKISDGKGNVKLKEFIVDKNKGLWEAVVSIKKVTKGKAYRPTQAEFVAVDCMFHPADVANNEMFVFDEEAGFMRHEHPNVAIIHNHERMNMINLDPVIHNIQVFQNEKGNIILNTPLPPAKIAKPGEPVIPYKVRGGVLHYKKGKHISQMICGMHEFMQSWGYVVDNPYYAKTAKDGTYKIDGLLPGTYTVNIWHPQFKVYHREITIEANKTSTFDFAFNGNLIRRPEYEKQKQFRISVATPEDHRLHEGEERIIID
- a CDS encoding carboxypeptidase regulatory-like domain-containing protein, giving the protein MKKSSLYSVFIILSLSLAVAEPSYAYEEVDVRDAGSIIGRITLKGAIPEPRIFSLVLYPFGSFCKKISDGRGNIVLQEFIVGERGGLWEAVIAVQKVDKGKPFPAIQSEFVAVDCMFHPVDVAASEQFFMDEHGQMHHDHPNVAILENHQPISMVNKDPIIHNIQVYQNERGNVILNRPLPVSNEPRGGGLHFLKGMRISQMICGMHEFMQSWGFIVDNPYYAKSAKDGRYIIDGLLPGTYTVSIWHPHYKVVDQVISVRPRQQTTLNFEFDAAKVRRPLYETQKHFRMETATPEDHRLHEGDERFIID
- a CDS encoding carboxypeptidase regulatory-like domain-containing protein produces the protein MARRVLFVVLIALSVFAGQSMGEAYEVADVTLGGTLRGRVFLKGTPPPAKIYHLIFSPNIEFCSSISDGKGNRLLREFRASADGGFQDVVVAVVGVQAGKPFGFTPKIEIENCRISPFVTPVRNHHPISITSNDPVTHDIQAYTMRGEYTYAMFNKPAPEGTDVLKEVRLRKGHYIFRTQCGVHDYMQSWGIAVGNPYFSKTDNEGYFEITDIPPGTYFVIAWHPRMDIEARRITIRPGGQVVTTFEFDAKEVKIPIHDLQTTYRLDTALQPHHLVPPSVELQIH
- a CDS encoding cysteine synthase A yields the protein MKISGSMLDLIGNTPLVRLKGPSEKTGCEILGKAEFLNPGGSIKDRTALGIIRDAEKRGALKKGGTIVEGTAGNTGIGLSLIAKILGYRTLIVIPETQSPEKIDMLRLCGAELKLVPEAPYTDPQNYIHIAERIAEKLNQENSGSAIWAKQFDNIANRDFHALTTGVEIWEQTEGKVDAFICAVGTGGTLAGVGKALKDRKPEVIIALADPCGAALYHYYKFGELKAEGDSIAEGIGQGRVTANLVDAKIDDAFQIPDAEALPYIFDLLRDEGMCCGSSSAINIAGAVRLARQMGPGHTIVTILADYGTRYQSKLYNPVFLREQGLPIPDWLA
- the hspQ gene encoding heat shock protein HspQ, yielding MNQVQCQFYVGQLIHHRLFGYRGVVVDVDPEFQGTEEWYDHVARSRPPKNMPWYHVLVHGGEHMTYVSERNLEPDPSNDLIIHPMINRFFTRFEDGKYIRMMS
- a CDS encoding 4,5-dioxygenase, which encodes MNQIREFHAPIYYDEKTFEQARLLCEATHEKFGVSVGHMHRKPVGPHPCWSCQLTLSREDFGEVILWLALNRNGLVVFIHPDTGNDVKDHSEHALWMGEIKEINLSFLKEHSGK